In Anopheles gambiae chromosome 2, idAnoGambNW_F1_1, whole genome shotgun sequence, a single window of DNA contains:
- the LOC1269629 gene encoding ubiquitin carboxyl-terminal hydrolase 43 yields MEKHNTLDVAASARVAATGGSAGGASSKLKRAFSMPRNPFQGSRGSSNPPAKAVGNGNGTAATGEKDDESRCDSRLTNSNNQKKSTTTTASSGGGGGEGTGATGNGNGSEKKIFRRLSVKKFINRIAQQMTYVNRTVGNHKFDKVQSSQTSTLNGTVRGGGGAAAGEGGGGGGGGGGNFVWPPDTVPGVIGLRNHGNTCFMNAVLQCLSHTDILAQYFVLDLYKADLKRRNKINAKKFGTKGELTEQLALVLKSLWTCKDAPDYSSNFKAVVDRYGSQFRSSTQHDAQEFLFWLLDKVHEDLNTATKRKYKAIKNNGRSDEVIAAETLANYVRCNNSFVQAVFQAQFRSSLSCPTCGKQSNTFDPFYCLSVPLPQLSQQPVLVKVIYSSQQPKQVKLGLGIPHGSPVLALREQLHADTGIALDRMILTEICESGFSRVFCDSHLMSSVRENDPLYCIECPPAGSGQEAASGTKIVLCLCNGKRDFGGHVKRFGTPFCLVVNRDVSYSELQKLLLKEMSNILRSEVFTFATPAQSLFRMRLQDPSCDADTYLEATVEHPLFTEMIDLALSVLPTDAGPAHVKLLLEWTEPERFFNDMGDPFVEHESVSQMREKIPASSALTLEQCFEHYTKAETLGQDNAWKCPHCQEYLPVVKTLGLWSLPDIMVIHLKRFRQQQLRASTQAAKLTNLVKFPLHGFDMTPHLARDPSAHQQSSHPSQASNHHTSAQSHQNTLDRSQGTAGYTDTDNWSPWRKIMRSAHSNQTHSMLAGVGGGGGTGRRQLAMDNRYDLYAVCYHQGDTLETGHYTAACKNPYDGQWYRFDDQRVSHVPNDRIDEEIINNEAYLLFYQRRKLPSDGSGECSGSSSSSSGDHWVSKIIVPPAPASAAATATLERNKKVQPVPTTAAAVKPLPVAVPTIETVAPTAPTPSSAAPTSSSAAETTASISPDSAPAKSPDRDSTQAKDSNVEVMSVSSANEKSRAEKLVTDTADVLSGRVVAPEAVEACSESNEMPKRDVVSNVTAVKSDQQSSLPSLSSSAVVPTEKQELIIATPEAKESKKQGIDEAATKQSSETPNVNNATGRSAAAAPSPTNKVAAEEQSSRKDTLSKSADDGGSESTKGKLPLRSDKHDRVEQKLGLATGSVPTNGGGRFSLPSSQQFQDILWRENMSELMHHRPSSFTTYKSVIDAGDAVSLIRGANTCSKDTLLFIDQQNHGLVDRVVLDDDDDPDDLLPPGSGSRALWISPVTPHKLITVSPKN; encoded by the exons atGGAGAAACATAATACGCTGGATGTCGCGGCGTCGGCCCGGGTCGCCGCCACGGGTGGCAGTGCTGGCGGAGCGAGCAGCAAGTTGAAGCGAGCATTTTCAATGCCGCGCAATCCATTTCAAGGTTCGCGAGGAAGTAGTAACCCGCCTGCTAAAGCGGTTGGCAATGGCAACGGTACTGCCGCTACGGGCGAGAAAGATGACGAATCGCGCTGCGATTCGAGGTtaaccaacagcaacaatcaGAAGAAATCGACCACTACGACGGCAtccagcggtggtggtggtggggaagGCACCGGAGCAACGGGCAATGGGAACGGCAGTGAGAAGAAGATCTTCCGCCGATTATCAGTGAAAAAGTTTATCAATCGCATTGCACAACAGATGACTTATGTCAACCGTACGGTG GGCAATCATAAATTCGACAAGGTACAATCGTCCCAAACGTCCACCCTCAATGGCACGGTACGAGGGGGAGGtggcgcagcagcaggagaaggaggaggaggaggaggaggaggaggcgggAACTTTGTCTGGCCGCCGGACACTGTGCCGGGTGTGATAGGGTTGCGGAACCACGGCAACACTTGCTTCATGAACGCCGTCTTGCAGTGTCTCAGCCACACGGACATACTGGCACAATATTTCGTTTTGGATCTTTACAAG GCCGATCTAAAACGACGCAACAAAATTAATGCCAAAAAGTTTGGTACGAAGGGTGAGCTGACGGAACAGCTTGCTCTGGTGCTAAAATCGCTGTGGACGTGCAAAGACGCCCCGGACTATAGTTCAAATTTTAAG GCTGTGGTCGATCGATATGGCAGTCAGTTCCGCAGCTCTACCCAGCACGACGCACAGGAGTTTCTTTTCTGGCTGCTGGACAAGGTGCACGAAGATTTGAACACGGCAACGAAGCGAAAGTACAAAGCGATCAAG AATAATGGCCGTTCCGATGAGGTGATCGCGGCCGAAACGCTGGCCAACTATGTGCGCTGCAACAACTCGTTCGTGCAGGCCGTGTTCCAGGCCCAGTTTCGCTCCTCGCTGTCCTGCCCGACGTGCGGCAAGCAGAGCAACACGTTCGACCCGTTCTACTGTCTGTCGGTGCCACTGCCACAGCTGTCCCAACAGCCCGTGCTGGTGAAGGTGATCTACTCCTCGCAGCAACCGAAGCAGGTTAAGCTCGGTTTGGGCATTCCGCACGGTTCGCCCGTGCTGGCGCTGCGCGAACAGCTGCACGCGGATACGGGCATTGCGCTCGATCGGATGATACTGACCGAAATTTGCGAGTCGGGTTTCAGTCGCGTGTTCTGCGACTCGCATCTCATGTCGTCGGTGCGCGAAAACGATCCACTGTACTGTATCGAATGTCCGCCTGCCGGCAGTGGCCAGGAGGCGGCCAGCGGGACCAAGATTGTGCTCTGCCTGTGCAACGGAAAGCGGGACTTTGGTGGGCATGTGAAGCGCTTCGGTACGCCGTTCTGTTTGGTGGTGAACCGAGACGTATCCTACAGcgagctgcagaagctgctgcTAAAGGAGATGTCGAACATTTTGCGATCGGAAGTGTTTACGTTCGCCACGCCGGCTCAAAGCCTGTTCCGCATGCGCCTGCAGGACCCATCCTGCGATGCGGATACCTACCTGGAGGCCACGGTCGAGCATCCACTGTTTACGGAGATGATCGATCTGGCGCTGTCGGTGCTGCCAACGGATGCAGGGCCGGCCCACGttaagctgctgctcgagTGGACGGAACCGGAACGATTCTTCAACGACATGGGCGATCCGTTCGTCGAGCACGAAAGCGTCAGCCAGATGAGGGAGAAAATCCCGGCCAGCTCGGCCCTAACGCTCGAGCAATGCTTCGAACATTACACCAAGGCGGAAACGCTCGGCCAGGACAATGCCTGGAAGTGTCCGCACTGTCAGGAGTACCTGCCGGTGGTGAAAACGCTCGGGCTCTGGTCCCTACCAGACATAATGGTGATACATCTGAAGCGcttccggcagcagcaacttCGTGCCAGCACGCAGGCAGCAAAGCTGACGAATTTGGTAAAGTTTCCGCTGCACGGTTTCGACATGACGCCGCATCTAGCGCGCGACCCCTCCGCGCACCAGCAATCGTCGCACCCGTCCCAGGCATCCAACCACCACACCTCCGCGCAAAGCCACCAAAACACACTGGACCGGTCGCAGGGTACGGCGGGATACACCGATACGGACAACTGGAGTCCGTGGCGCAAAATAATGCGAAGTGCCCATTCCAATCAAACACATTCCATGCTGGCGGGAGTAGGCGGAGGCGGCGGAACCGGCCGTCGCCAGCTTGCGATGGACAACCGGTACGACCTGTACGCCGTGTGCTACCACCAGGGCGACACTCTAGAGACGGGGCACTATACGGCGGCCTGCAAGAATCCGTACGACGGCCAATGGTACCGCTTCGACGACCAGCGTGTCTCGCACGTGCCGAACGATCGCATCGACGAGGAAATCATCAACAACGAGGCTTACCTACTGTTCTACCAAAGACGAAAGCTACCGTCGGACGGGTCGGGCGAGTGTTCCGGCAGCTCTAGCTCCAGTTCCGGGGATCATTGGGTCTCGAAAATTATTGTCCCACCAGCACCGGCCAGCGCCGCAGCGACGGCAACGCTGGAACGGAACAAGAAAGTGCAACCAGTTCCGacgacggcagcagcagtcaaACCGCTGCCAGTGGCTGTTCCCACAATCGAGACGGTCGCTCCGACAGCTCCAACCCCGTCTTCTGCAGCTCCGACCTCGAGCTCCGCGGCAGAAACCACGGCCAGTATTTCCCCCGATTCTGCACCGGCAAAATCGCCCGATCGTGATTCCACACAAGCAAAGGATAGCAACGTCGAGGTGATGTCGGTATCTTCGGCGAACGAGAAAAGTCGCGCCGAAAAGCTCGTCACAGACACGGCGGACGTCTTGTCTGGTCGTGTGGTCGCCCCAGAAGCGGTGGAAGCTTGTAGCGAATCAAACGAAATGCCCAAACGAGATGTAGTCAGCAACGTCACTGCGGTAAAAAGTGATCAGCAATCTTCATTACCTTCATTATCATCGTCAGCTGTTGTGCCAACGGAAAAGCAAGAACTCATCATCGCAACCCCCGAAGCCAAAGAATCAAAGAAGCAAGGTATTGATGAAGCAGCGACCAAACAATCTTCGGAAACGCCGAACGTTAACAATGCCACCGGTAGAAGCGCCGCCGCTGCCCCGAGCCCCACTAACAAGGTAGCGGCAGAGGAGCAGTCGTCGAGAAAGGACACGCTGTCCAAATCGGCGGACGATGGTGGTAGTGAGTCAACGAAGGGGAAACTTCCGCTTCGCAGCGACAAGCACGACCGGGTGGAGCAGAAGCTCGGTCTGGCAACGGGATCGGTGCCCACCAACGGTGGTGGTCGCTTTTCGCTCCCTTCCTCGCAGCAATTTCAGGACATTCTGTGGCGGGAAAACATGTCCGAGCTGATGCACCATCGACCGTCGTCCTTCACCACGTACAAGAGCGTGATCGATGCGGGAGACGCCGTTTCACTGATCCGTGGTGCAAACACGTGCAGCAAGGACACGCTGCTGTTTATCGACCAGCAGAACCATGGGCTGGTCGATCGTGTGGTGctggacgacgatgacgatccAGACGACTTGCTTCCCCCGGGTAGCGGAAGTCGAGCATTGTGG ATTTCCCCGGTTACGCCACATAAGCTGATAACTGTCTCGCCGAAGAATTAA
- the LOC1269628 gene encoding monocarboxylate transporter 12 has product MRASRVPPDGGFGWVVVAGCALVNVFNQSLVSVFGLMFADYLASLGEHAFGAALVMNVMNISLNFSGLITGPIIKHFNPRKAAILGSLLTGTALSLCSYSTKLWQIVLSYSVTFGFGLGLIQSSTFVALNSYFRHRKGRAVGFALAGTGIGQILMPLLVQYLLSNFNFRDTTLIIGGLAFNGVVGASLLQPVEWHLKDSVAGDDRESQPLLAMDKPSSHANGTSCKKASCGWSKLAALMDFAILKQVSFLNLIVGLGLAYTASTSFSLFFPYFLQKSANLTMLEAANCMSVLSTTDLITRITVPAFVDRMEFSHRTTFLLAGICLVVARSVMAEMRSLVPLMVTSAFYGIFRSITIVNQNLTVAEYCGERKIEKMLPNALGFNMVTKGILVLTLGQILGWFADFTGSYSLNLHAQNLLLVTTCVLWLCEMYFKDDN; this is encoded by the exons ATGCGAGCCTCCCGTGTCCCACCGGATGGTGGCTTTGGGTGGGTTGTAGTGGCCGGTTGTGCACTGGTGAAT GTGTTCAATCAATCGTTGGTCTCTGTGTTTGGGCTCATGTTTGCGGACTACCTCGCCAGTCTCGGAGAGCACGCCTTTGGGGCGGCGCTGGTGATGAACGTGATGAACATTTCGCTCAACTTTTCCGGCCTCATTACCGGGCCCATTATCAAACACTTCAATCCAAGAAAGGCCGCTATTCTGGGTAGTCTGCTGACGGGCACTGCGCTCTCGCTATGTTCGTACAGTACCAAACTGTGGCAGATTGTGCTATCGTACAGTGTGACCTTTGGATTTGGACTGGGGCTAATACAGTCGTCCACGTTCGTTGCCCTCAACTCCTACTTTCGTCATCGCAAGGGACGAGCGGTGGGCTTTGCGCTGGCAGGAACCGGCATTGGTCAGATTCTGATGCCGCTGCTCGTGCAGTATCTTCTGAGCAACTTTAACTTTAGAGACACAACTCTTATCATCGGTGGACTAGCGTTTAATGGA GTGGTTGGTGCCAGCTTACTCCAGCCCGTAGAATGGCACCTGAAGGATAGTGTGGCGGGAGATGATAGGGAGAGCCAACCACTGCTGGCTATGGATAAGCCGAGCTCACATGCCAATGGAACTTCTTGCAAGAAAGCATCTTGCGGTTGGTCAAAACTAGCTGCCTTGATGGATTTTGCCATTCTCAAGCAGGTTTCGTTTTTGAACTTGATCGTTGGTCTTGGACTAGCGTACACAGCGTCGACAAgtttctctttattttttccttaCTTTCTACAG AAATCTGCCAATCTAACCATGCTCGAAGCGGCCAACTGCATGTCGGTGCTTTCTACGACTGATCTCATCACGAGGATAACCGTCCCGGCGTTTGTGGATAGGATGGAGTTTTCCCACCGTACCACGTTTCTGCTAGCCGGAATCTGCCTGGTGGTGGCACGCTCTGTTATGGCCGAAATGCGCTCCCTGGTGCCGCTCATGGTCACGTCCGCCTTTTACGGTATCTTCCGCTCGATCACGATCGTCAATCAGAACCTGACGGTGGCGGAATATTGCGGCGAGAGAAAGATCGAAAAGATGCTCCCCAATGCGCTTGGGTTTAATATGGTAACGAAGGGCATACTGGTGCTGACCCTTGGGCAAATCCTTGGCTGGTTTGCTGACTTTACCGGCAGCTACTCGTTGAACTTGCACGCCCAGAACCTACTGCTCGTAACGACCTGCGTGCTGTGGTTGTGCGAAATGTACTTTAAAGACGATAACTAA
- the LOC3290400 gene encoding otefin, translating into MADNFDDMSNDQLRLKLLEFGLSNMPVTSTTRKVLIKKLRNHISTNGGGGGAGKARRETIHLTKYSSDEDSEPVSSQPAGTKKTAVTAKKEHTNRRATIASAGTAAASTKLPKFISASQPTPKVSETLPPEPGSASKRRSGRVTPVKDKDVASSAASTKAAPKVPAILEDSDDDMVPLTQLTQRERKSKSPSLSRAEMLTTSYIHQIEVAAPKVPEPIEEEMEVDVPEMGKNEQDMDVIVLDDEEDSDLASVSMPPPQQPPKPAPVKESYSQTTSETRRTFTTATTMTDSRKGKEERVFAEPAPLKYGTTERTLPKPTFASPSIRSSMSSAVREETGPKYDPTDSPYLSEFTKRLSRLRAEAVQQPGGVSRESPSRRTMFEGSTTTSSLRSTYAPREEYEASSSSRYRAGRQTMAPTVSTASRRTATETSGVRSSMRQELLALDRKYSIRKIFYSLIIVLVVIFLFVFFFL; encoded by the coding sequence ATGGCAGATAATTTCGATGATATGTCCAACGATCAGCTGCGGCTGAAGCTGCTCGAGTTCGGCTTGTCCAACATGCCGGTCACAAGCACGACGCGAAAGGTGCTGATCAAAAAGCTACGAAATCACATCTCCACCAACGGAGGAGGCGGAGGCGCTGGGAAGGCACGGCGTGAGACAATCCACCTTACAAAGTACTCTTCCGACGAGGATAGTGAGCCCGTCAGCAGCCAACCCGCTGGCACGAAGAAAACCGCCGTGACCGCGAAAAAGGAGCACACAAATCGTCGAGCTACGATTGCTAGCGCTGGgaccgcagcagcatcaacgaAACTGCCCAAATTCATTTCTGCATCACAACCGACACCGAAGGTCTCCGAAACATTGCCACCGGAGCCGGGATCTGCGTCGAAGCGTCGATCGGGAAGAGTTACCCCGGTAAAGGATAAGGATGTTGCATCATCCGCAGCGTCCACGAAAGCAGCACCGAAAGTACCGGCAATACTGGAGGACTCGGACGACGATATGGTTCCGCTGACACAGTTGACCCAGCGTGAGCGCAAATCGAAGAGCCCTTCGCTGTCTCGCGCTGAGATGCTGACTACGTCCTACATACATCAGATAGAGGTGGCCGCCCCGAAGGTTCCGGAACCAATCGAGGAAGAGATGGAGGTGGACGTACCGGAAATGGGGAAGAACGAGCAGGACATGGATGTAATCGTGCTGGATGATGAAGAGGATAGCGATCTTGCCTCGGTTTCGATGCCACCGCCACAGCAACCACCGAAACCAGCGCCAGTGAAAGAGTCCTACAGCCAAACGACATCCGAGACGCGTCGCACATttaccaccgccaccacgaTGACCGATAGCCGGAAGGGTAAGGAGGAGCGCGTCTTTGCTGAACCGGCCCCGCTGAAGTACGGCACGACGGAACGAACCCTGCCGAAGCCTACCTTTGCATCACCATCGATCCGCAGCAGCATGTCCTCGGCGGTACGTGAAGAAACCGGTCCAAAGTACGACCCAACCGATTCTCCGTATTTAAGCGAGTTCACCAAGCGTCTGTCCCGCTTGCGTGCGGAAGCAGTCCAGCAGCCCGGTGGTGTTTCGCGCGAATCTCCCTCCAGACGGACAATGTTTGAAGGGTCTACTACTACCTCGTCGCTGCGATCAACGTACGCGCCACGTGAGGAATACGAAGCTTCATCGTCCTCCCGGTACCGAGCTGGACGACAAACGATGGCTCCGACGGTGTCTACGGCAAGTCGTAGGACAGCAACCGAGACGAGCGGTGTGCGCAGCTCCATGCGGCAGGAGCTGCTGGCACTCGATCGGAAGTACTCGATCCGGAAGATCTTCTACAGCCTCATCATCGTATTGGTGGTCATTTTCCTGTTTGTATTCTTCTTTCTGTAA
- the LOC1269625 gene encoding xyloside xylosyltransferase 1: MGMNKALLVFIVASGFLLFIYANSSVFNRHLVQKDVPERLAAAAALVHRNQHPHHHQHHEGKHRNGTAGVGEDGTGDASQSAAAAASKLKRVKYVSKGTNDTEYNIFLIYTKESQNMILHSQLELFLRSLLKYSTIELHLHVITDEQSERSAEELIKQQIERFHRTAFYTLYDVRDCAEKISDIVHGMMPLFNYRSGSYYSDALFLLSLGLHRIVDRNMRRAILIDCDVVFRASVKELFDQFDQFAPDQLFGLAPELTPVYRHVLSRYRMNNPQTSFGSPYYLDKVPAATDIQPLGKDVPRGKKAPASEPRHHGYPGLNSGVVMLHLDRIRRSRIYEEIIKESTVKNMAEKYSFQGHLGDQDFYTLMGFEFPGLIYRLDCVWNRQLCTWWREHGYSDIFDSYFHCEGTVKIYHGNCNTRAPE; encoded by the coding sequence ATGGGCATGAACAAGGCGCTGCTGGTGTTTATCGTGGCCAGCGGCTTTCTGCTGTTCATCTACGCGAACAGTAGCGTCTTCAATCGGCACCTGGTGCAGAAGGATGTGCCGGAGCggttggcggcggcggccgccctAGTGCACCGGAACCAGCACccgcaccatcatcagcaccatGAGGGCAAGCACCGGAACGGCACGGCGGGAGTCGGGGAGGATGGTACCGGTGACGCATCGcagtcggcggcggcggcagccagCAAGCTGAAGCGCGTCAAGTACGTCTCGAAGGGCACGAACGATACCGAGTATAACATCTTCCTGATCTACACGAAGGAAAGCCAAAACATGATCCTGCACAGCCAGCTGGAGCTGTTCCTGCGCAGCCTGCTCAAGTACAGCACGATCGAGCTGCACCTGCACGTGATCACGGACGAGCAGAGCGAGCGGTCGGCGGAGGAGCTGATCAAGCAGCAGATCGAACGATTTCACCGCACCGCATTCTACACGCTGTACGACGTGCGGGACTGTGCGGAGAAAATCAGCGACATCGTGCATGGCATGATGCCACTGTTCAACTACCGGTCCGGCAGCTACTACAGCGATGCCTTATTTCTGCTGTCGCTTGGGCTGCACCGGATCGTCGATCGGAACATGCGCCGGGCGATCCTGATCGACTGTGACGTCGTGTTCCGGGCGTCTGTCAAGGAGCTGTTCGATCAGTTCGACCAGTTCGCACCGGACCAGCTGTTTGGGTTGGCGCCCGAGCTGACGCCCGTCTATCGGCACGTGCTGTCCCGGTACCGGATGAACAATCCGCAAACCAGCTTCGGCAGCCCGTACTACCTGGACAAGGTGCCAGCGGCAACGGACATACAACCGTTGGGGAAAGATGTGCCGCGAGGCAAGAAAGCGCCCGCATCCGAACCCCGACACCATGGCTATCCGGGGCTGAATTCGGGCGTCGTTATGCTGCACCTGGATCGAATTCGACGGTCGCGAATTTACGAGGAAATCATCAAGGAGTCCACCGTGAAGAACATGGCGGAGAAGTACTCCTTCCAGGGCCATCTGGGCGATCAGGACTTTTACACACTGATGGGGTTCGAGTTTCCCGGGCTAATCTATCGGCTGGATTGTGTCTGGAACCGGCAGCTCTGCACGTGGTGGCGGGAGCATGGATACAGCGACATCTTCGACAGTTACTTCCACTGCGAAGGGACGGTGAAGATCTACCATGGCAACTGCAACACGCGGGCCCCGGAGTAG